From one Mycobacterium colombiense CECT 3035 genomic stretch:
- a CDS encoding acyl-CoA-like ligand-binding transcription factor gives MQVTDAPLGLRERKKIKTRRAIRREAFRLIEENGYAATTVEQIAEAADVSPSTFFRYFPSKESLLLADDLDPLILDALKVQPLNLSLAQAFRRAYEAVLAELPEDQLEFESTRQRLMFSIPELKAAMYDEYYRTVTVVAEAIAHRIGRAADDFEVRVCAGALTGAMMAAFDNAPKTTDTIFRALDFMDAGMPLG, from the coding sequence ATGCAGGTGACTGATGCTCCCCTGGGCCTGCGGGAGCGCAAAAAGATCAAGACCCGCCGCGCCATCAGGCGCGAGGCGTTTCGCCTCATCGAGGAGAACGGCTACGCCGCGACCACGGTCGAACAGATCGCCGAGGCCGCCGACGTGTCCCCGAGCACCTTCTTCCGCTACTTCCCGTCCAAGGAATCGCTGCTGCTCGCCGACGACCTGGATCCGCTGATCCTCGACGCGTTGAAGGTCCAGCCGCTCAACCTGTCCCTGGCGCAGGCCTTCCGCCGCGCCTACGAGGCCGTCCTCGCCGAGCTCCCGGAGGACCAGCTGGAGTTCGAGAGCACCCGACAGCGGCTGATGTTCTCGATACCCGAGCTCAAGGCGGCAATGTATGACGAGTACTACCGCACCGTGACCGTGGTCGCCGAGGCGATCGCGCACCGGATCGGCCGTGCCGCAGACGATTTCGAGGTCCGGGTGTGCGCGGGGGCGCTGACGGGCGCGATGATGGCCGCCTTCGACAACGCACCGAAGACCACCGACACGATCTTTCGCGCCCTGGACTTCATGGACGCCGGCATGCCGCTGGGCTGA
- a CDS encoding uroporphyrinogen-III synthase codes for MAPPDSAPLTGYRIAVTSANRAEELCALLRRNGAEVSSAAAINIIALPEDDELQSHTEAVIADPPDILVAHTGIGFRGWVAAADGWGLATQLLASLAKSRIVARGPKATGALRAAGLHEEWSPKSESSREVLRYLLESDVAGKRIAVQLHGAADGWDPFPEFINGLRAAGAQVVPIHVYRWKPTPAGGDFDHLVASVARRQFDAVTFTSAPAGAALLERSRELGIEDQLLQALRSDVHAMCVGPVTAQPLIRAGIPTSSPERMRLGALARHIAQELPPLRSCTIRAAGHDIEIRGTCVLVDGSVKALSGSGMATLRALAQRPGDVVARNDLLRVLPGNSNDPHAVDTAVLRLRTALGDKNIIATVVKRGYRLAIDHSGDSPWH; via the coding sequence TTGGCCCCACCAGACTCCGCGCCGCTGACCGGCTACCGGATCGCCGTCACGTCGGCGAACCGCGCCGAGGAGCTGTGCGCGTTGCTGCGCCGTAACGGCGCGGAGGTCTCCAGCGCCGCGGCCATCAACATCATCGCGCTGCCCGAAGACGACGAACTGCAGAGCCACACCGAAGCGGTTATTGCCGATCCGCCCGATATCTTGGTGGCGCACACCGGCATTGGCTTCCGCGGCTGGGTCGCCGCGGCCGACGGCTGGGGGCTGGCCACCCAACTGCTGGCGTCGCTGGCCAAGTCGCGGATCGTGGCACGCGGGCCGAAGGCGACCGGGGCGCTGCGCGCCGCCGGGTTGCATGAGGAGTGGTCACCCAAATCCGAATCGTCGCGTGAAGTCCTGCGCTACCTGCTCGAATCGGATGTCGCCGGTAAGCGGATCGCCGTCCAGCTGCACGGCGCGGCCGACGGGTGGGACCCGTTTCCGGAGTTCATCAACGGATTGCGCGCGGCGGGCGCGCAGGTGGTTCCCATCCACGTATACCGCTGGAAGCCGACGCCGGCCGGCGGCGACTTCGACCATCTCGTCGCCTCGGTCGCGCGGCGGCAGTTCGACGCCGTGACCTTCACCTCGGCGCCCGCCGGGGCGGCGCTGCTGGAGCGCAGCCGCGAGCTGGGCATCGAAGACCAACTGCTGCAAGCGCTTCGCAGCGACGTGCATGCGATGTGCGTAGGCCCGGTCACCGCGCAGCCGCTGATCCGCGCGGGCATCCCGACGTCGTCGCCCGAGCGAATGCGGTTGGGGGCGTTGGCCCGTCATATCGCCCAGGAGCTGCCGCCGCTGCGGTCGTGCACCATCCGCGCGGCCGGTCACGACATCGAGATCCGTGGAACCTGCGTGCTGGTCGACGGTTCGGTGAAGGCGCTGTCGGGATCGGGCATGGCAACCCTGCGCGCGCTGGCTCAGCGCCCCGGCGACGTCGTGGCGCGCAACGACTTGCTACGGGTGCTTCCCGGCAACAGCAACGACCCACACGCCGTCGATACCGCGGTGCTGCGGCTGCGAACGGCCCTGGGCGACAAGAACATCATCGCGACGGTGGTCAAGCGCGGCTACCGGCTGGCGATCGACCATTCGGGAGATTCCCCATGGCACTGA
- a CDS encoding ABC transporter substrate-binding protein codes for MRQGWNRRGFLQLAGAAGVAAIGGATAFSSGCSSRKSAPGATPGSVTVTHLFGETVIKEPPKRVVSAGYTEQDDLLAVGVVPIAVTNWFGDQPSAVWPWATPKLGGEQPTVLNLDNGIPVDQIAGLKPDLIVAVNAGLDADTYQKLSAIAPTVAQSDGDAFFEPWKEQATTVGQAVFKSDQMKSLIDGVDQKFTDIGKKNQQWTGKKALLMHGALWHGTVVATMAGWRTDFLNQMGLVISDTIKPFGTDQRAVIPRDHIKSVLESADVVIWTTQSPDDQKAILADPEVAGSLTTAQNRHIFTTKDQAGAIAFASPLSYPVIADQLPPLITKILG; via the coding sequence ATGCGACAGGGATGGAATCGACGGGGATTCTTGCAGCTCGCAGGGGCTGCCGGGGTTGCCGCGATCGGCGGTGCGACCGCGTTCTCCTCGGGATGCTCGTCACGCAAATCGGCTCCGGGAGCCACCCCGGGGTCGGTGACGGTCACCCACCTGTTCGGTGAGACCGTCATCAAGGAACCACCCAAACGCGTCGTCAGCGCCGGCTACACCGAGCAGGACGACCTGCTCGCAGTCGGCGTGGTGCCGATCGCGGTGACCAACTGGTTCGGTGACCAGCCCTCCGCCGTCTGGCCCTGGGCGACACCCAAACTCGGCGGCGAGCAGCCGACGGTGTTGAACCTGGACAACGGCATTCCCGTCGACCAGATCGCCGGCCTCAAGCCGGACCTCATCGTGGCCGTCAACGCCGGCCTGGACGCCGACACGTATCAGAAACTGTCCGCGATCGCCCCGACCGTCGCGCAATCGGACGGCGACGCCTTCTTCGAGCCCTGGAAAGAGCAGGCCACCACCGTCGGGCAGGCGGTCTTCAAGTCCGACCAGATGAAATCACTGATCGACGGCGTCGACCAGAAGTTCACCGACATCGGCAAAAAGAATCAGCAGTGGACCGGCAAGAAGGCGCTGCTGATGCACGGCGCGCTGTGGCACGGCACCGTCGTCGCGACCATGGCGGGCTGGCGGACGGACTTTCTCAATCAGATGGGACTGGTCATCTCCGACACCATCAAGCCGTTCGGCACCGACCAGCGCGCCGTCATCCCGCGCGATCACATCAAATCGGTGCTCGAGTCGGCCGACGTGGTGATCTGGACGACGCAGAGCCCCGACGATCAGAAGGCGATACTCGCCGACCCCGAGGTGGCGGGCTCGCTGACCACCGCGCAGAACCGGCACATCTTCACCACCAAGGACCAGGCCGGCGCGATCGCGTTCGCGTCGCCGCTGAGCTACCCCGTCATCGCCGATCAACTGCCGCCGCTGATCACGAAGATCCTGGGCTGA
- a CDS encoding sirohydrochlorin chelatase: protein MALILVAHGTRRAGGVTMIEDLAAQVSTLMRRTVDVAFVDVLGPTPSEVLMRAKAADRPAIVVPAFLSRGYHVRTDLPAHVEISGHPNAIVTPALGPSGHIARIVGDQLLKCGWRPGDSVILAAAGTSDVKARADLHTTATLVSALTGSRVSLAFAATGDPQLPEAVDRARRSGGRVVVASYLLADGLFQQRLHGCGADLVSEPLGTHPWLARLVANRFRRALPPVLAPTARRSSRRSSPHQLAHGRTVRSAS from the coding sequence ATGGCACTGATTCTGGTCGCACACGGCACCCGCAGGGCGGGTGGCGTGACGATGATCGAAGACCTTGCGGCACAGGTGAGTACACTGATGCGGCGCACCGTGGACGTTGCCTTCGTGGACGTGCTGGGGCCCACCCCCAGCGAAGTCCTGATGCGCGCCAAGGCAGCCGACCGCCCCGCCATCGTGGTGCCCGCGTTCCTGTCGCGCGGCTATCACGTCCGGACCGATCTGCCCGCGCACGTCGAGATCAGTGGGCACCCGAACGCGATCGTCACCCCTGCGCTGGGCCCGAGTGGGCACATCGCCCGGATCGTCGGCGACCAGTTGCTCAAATGCGGTTGGCGACCCGGTGATTCGGTAATCCTCGCGGCGGCGGGTACCTCGGACGTCAAGGCGCGCGCCGACCTGCACACCACCGCGACGCTGGTGTCGGCGCTGACCGGATCGCGGGTGAGCCTGGCGTTCGCGGCCACCGGCGATCCGCAGCTGCCCGAGGCGGTGGATCGGGCGCGCCGTAGCGGAGGGCGCGTCGTCGTGGCCTCATACCTATTGGCCGACGGCCTGTTCCAGCAACGGCTGCACGGCTGCGGCGCCGATCTGGTCAGTGAGCCGCTGGGCACCCATCCCTGGTTGGCACGGTTGGTCGCGAACCGATTTCGGCGGGCTCTGCCGCCGGTCCTCGCCCCCACCGCCCGGCGCTCGTCGCGCCGGTCGAGCCCACACCAGCTGGCTCACGGGCGCACCGTCCGGTCCGCGTCCTAG
- a CDS encoding MFS transporter has product MTTTISPASQPAPPRERHAGRHWIDDWRPEDPEFWETTGKPIARRNLIFSIFAEHVGFSVWMLWSIVVVQMTAGAHGHPAASGWALTASQALCLVAVPSGVGAFLRLPYTFAVPLFGGRNWTTISAALLLIPCVLLAWAVSHPGLPFGALVAIAATAGFGGGNFASSMANISFFYPEKDKGWALGLNAAGGNIGVAVVQKIIPPIVIAGGGVALSRAGLFYVPLAVVAAVCAFLFMNNLTEAKADVKPVLESLRHRDTWIMSLLYIGTFGSFIGYSAAFPTLLKTVFGRGDIALTWAFLGAGIGSVIRPLGGKLADRIGGARITAASFVMLAVGAAAALWSVKAVNLPAFFASFMFLFVATGIGNGSTYRMISRIFKIKGELAGGEPDTMVAMRRQAAGALGVISAVGAFGGFVVPLAYAWSKSEFGSIEPALRFYIAFFLGLLGVTWYCYLRKHNAITRVGI; this is encoded by the coding sequence ATGACCACGACCATCAGCCCCGCATCGCAGCCCGCGCCGCCGCGCGAGCGTCATGCGGGACGGCACTGGATCGACGACTGGCGGCCCGAAGACCCCGAATTCTGGGAGACGACCGGAAAGCCGATCGCCCGCCGGAACCTGATCTTCTCGATCTTCGCCGAGCACGTCGGGTTCAGCGTGTGGATGTTGTGGAGCATCGTGGTGGTTCAGATGACGGCCGGCGCGCACGGGCATCCCGCCGCGTCCGGGTGGGCGCTGACCGCCAGCCAGGCCCTGTGCCTGGTCGCCGTGCCGAGCGGTGTCGGGGCGTTCCTCAGATTGCCCTACACCTTCGCGGTGCCGCTGTTCGGCGGCCGGAACTGGACGACCATTTCGGCGGCGCTGCTGCTCATCCCGTGCGTGCTGCTGGCGTGGGCGGTGAGCCATCCCGGCCTCCCGTTCGGCGCTCTGGTGGCGATCGCCGCGACCGCCGGCTTCGGCGGCGGCAACTTCGCTTCGTCGATGGCCAACATCTCGTTCTTCTACCCGGAGAAGGACAAGGGCTGGGCGCTGGGGCTGAACGCGGCCGGCGGCAACATCGGCGTGGCGGTGGTGCAGAAGATCATTCCGCCCATCGTCATCGCCGGCGGCGGGGTCGCGCTGTCGCGCGCCGGACTGTTCTACGTGCCGCTGGCCGTGGTGGCCGCGGTCTGCGCGTTCCTGTTCATGAACAACCTCACCGAGGCGAAGGCGGACGTGAAGCCGGTGCTGGAGTCGCTGCGCCACCGCGACACCTGGATCATGTCGCTGCTGTACATCGGCACCTTCGGCTCGTTCATCGGTTACTCCGCCGCGTTCCCGACGCTGCTCAAGACGGTGTTCGGGCGCGGCGACATCGCCCTGACGTGGGCGTTCCTGGGCGCCGGCATCGGATCGGTCATCCGGCCCCTCGGCGGCAAGCTCGCCGACCGGATCGGTGGCGCCCGCATCACCGCGGCCAGCTTCGTGATGCTGGCGGTCGGGGCGGCTGCGGCGCTGTGGTCGGTCAAGGCGGTGAACCTGCCGGCCTTTTTCGCCAGCTTCATGTTCCTGTTCGTCGCGACCGGGATCGGCAACGGCTCGACCTACCGGATGATTTCGCGGATCTTCAAGATCAAGGGCGAGCTGGCCGGGGGCGAGCCCGACACCATGGTCGCCATGCGCCGTCAGGCGGCCGGGGCGCTGGGCGTCATCTCGGCGGTGGGGGCCTTCGGCGGGTTCGTGGTTCCGCTGGCGTATGCGTGGTCGAAGTCGGAGTTCGGCAGCATCGAACCGGCGCTGCGGTTCTACATCGCGTTCTTCCTCGGCCTGCTCGGCGTCACCTGGTACTGCTACCTGCGCAAGCACAACGCGATCACGCGGGTAGGGATCTAG
- a CDS encoding DNA polymerase domain-containing protein, which produces MNRMTRPVSLEVAGRQVTITHPDKVVFPRASTGETTGTFSGPYTKLDLVRYYLSVADGALRGVAGRPMILKRFVKGITEEAVFQKRAPAKRPDWVDVAELRYARGTSAAEAVIHDAAGLAWAVNLGCVDLNPHPVLADDLDHPDELRVDLDPMPGVSWRRIVDVALVAREVLEDYGLTAWPKTSGSRGFHIYARIAPRWEFRQVRLAAQTVAREVERRVPEAATSRWWKEEREGVFVDFNQNAKDRTVASAYSVRATADARVSTPLQWDEVAGCDPGAFTIDTVPARFAEIGDPWAGIDDAVGELDRLLVLAEEMGPPERAPKGSGKRSDGRRQSTMPLIEIARTKTKDEAWAALDVWRDRYPAAARRLEPVDILVDGMRGPSSIWYRIRINLQHVPEDQRPPQEELIADYSPWEGYGGKQKPST; this is translated from the coding sequence ATGAACCGCATGACCCGTCCGGTTTCGCTGGAGGTGGCCGGGCGCCAGGTCACCATTACCCATCCGGACAAGGTGGTGTTCCCCCGCGCCAGCACCGGCGAAACCACTGGCACGTTTTCGGGCCCGTACACCAAGCTCGACCTGGTCCGCTATTACCTGTCAGTGGCGGACGGCGCGCTGCGCGGTGTGGCCGGCCGCCCGATGATCCTGAAGCGCTTCGTCAAGGGCATCACCGAAGAGGCGGTCTTCCAGAAGCGGGCGCCGGCCAAGCGGCCGGACTGGGTTGATGTTGCCGAACTGCGTTACGCGCGAGGCACTTCGGCGGCCGAGGCGGTGATCCACGACGCCGCGGGCCTGGCCTGGGCGGTCAATCTGGGCTGCGTCGACCTCAACCCGCATCCGGTGCTGGCCGACGACCTCGATCACCCCGACGAGCTGCGGGTCGACCTGGATCCGATGCCCGGCGTCTCGTGGCGGCGCATCGTGGACGTCGCGCTGGTGGCGCGCGAGGTGCTCGAGGACTACGGCCTGACCGCGTGGCCGAAGACGTCGGGATCGCGCGGCTTTCACATCTACGCGCGCATAGCCCCGCGCTGGGAGTTCCGCCAGGTGCGGCTGGCCGCGCAGACCGTGGCCCGCGAAGTCGAGCGGCGGGTGCCCGAGGCGGCAACGAGCCGCTGGTGGAAGGAAGAACGCGAGGGGGTGTTCGTCGACTTCAACCAGAACGCGAAGGACCGGACCGTCGCCTCGGCGTACTCGGTGCGGGCGACGGCCGACGCCCGGGTCTCGACGCCGCTGCAGTGGGACGAGGTCGCCGGCTGCGACCCCGGGGCGTTCACCATCGACACCGTGCCCGCCCGGTTTGCCGAGATCGGCGACCCCTGGGCGGGGATCGACGACGCCGTCGGCGAGCTGGACCGGCTGCTGGTGCTGGCCGAGGAGATGGGACCGCCCGAGCGCGCGCCGAAGGGGTCAGGCAAGCGTTCCGACGGCAGGCGCCAGTCCACGATGCCGCTGATCGAGATCGCCCGCACCAAGACCAAGGACGAGGCGTGGGCCGCGCTGGACGTGTGGCGCGACCGCTATCCCGCGGCGGCCCGCCGGCTGGAGCCGGTCGACATCCTGGTCGACGGGATGCGCGGGCCCAGTTCGATCTGGTACCGGATCCGGATCAATCTGCAGCACGTCCCCGAAGATCAGCGCCCACCTCAGGAAGAGCTGATCGCCGACTACAGCCCTTGGGAGGGATACGGCGGAAAACAGAAGCCGTCGACCTGA
- a CDS encoding 5-oxoprolinase/urea amidolyase family protein, with protein MAILEILRTGPLAVVQDLGRPGLAHLGVSRSGAADRRAHRLANRLVANPDDRATVEVTFGGFAARVSGGDVDIAVTGADADPSVNGIKFGTNSIHHVRDGEVISLGLPRAGLRSYLAIRGGICVEPVLGSRSYDVMSGIGPAPLQAGDRLPIGEHTDAYPELDQAPVAALTTHVVDVFVVPGPRDDWFVDPDVLVRTDWVVSDRSDRVGMRLMGRPLQHCYPDRQLPSEGATRGAIQVPPNGLPVILGPDHPVTGGYPVVGVVVDEDVDKLAQVRPGQTVRLHWARPRALVGAHAGAASWPVS; from the coding sequence GTGGCAATCCTGGAGATCCTCCGCACCGGGCCGCTCGCCGTCGTCCAGGACCTCGGCCGCCCGGGACTGGCCCATCTGGGGGTGAGCCGGTCCGGAGCCGCCGACCGCCGCGCCCACCGGCTGGCCAACCGGCTGGTGGCCAACCCCGACGACCGAGCCACCGTGGAGGTGACATTCGGCGGTTTCGCGGCCAGGGTGTCCGGCGGTGACGTCGACATCGCGGTGACGGGCGCCGACGCCGATCCCTCCGTCAACGGAATCAAGTTCGGTACCAACAGCATTCATCACGTCCGCGACGGCGAGGTGATCTCGTTGGGCTTACCCCGCGCCGGCCTGCGCAGCTACCTGGCGATCCGCGGTGGTATCTGCGTGGAGCCGGTGCTGGGCTCGCGCAGCTACGACGTGATGTCGGGCATCGGCCCGGCGCCGCTGCAGGCCGGGGACCGGCTCCCGATCGGCGAGCACACCGACGCCTACCCCGAACTGGACCAGGCGCCGGTGGCTGCCCTCACCACCCATGTGGTCGATGTCTTCGTGGTTCCCGGGCCGCGCGACGATTGGTTCGTCGATCCCGACGTCCTGGTGCGCACCGACTGGGTGGTCTCCGATCGCAGCGACCGGGTGGGGATGCGATTGATGGGGCGGCCACTGCAGCACTGCTACCCTGACCGGCAGCTGCCCAGTGAGGGTGCCACACGCGGCGCAATTCAGGTGCCGCCCAACGGTTTACCGGTGATTCTGGGTCCTGACCATCCCGTCACGGGCGGCTACCCGGTGGTTGGCGTGGTGGTCGACGAGGACGTCGACAAGCTCGCCCAGGTGCGGCCCGGCCAGACGGTGCGCCTGCACTGGGCGCGGCCCAGGGCGTTGGTGGGCGCGCACGCCGGCGCCGCGAGTTGGCCCGTTTCCTAA
- a CDS encoding nitrate/nitrite transporter, whose protein sequence is MSDNKGNGRPGRNHRIADWNPEDPVAWEAGNKKIARRNLLCTIAGDHVAFSIWTLWPVMALFMPGSVYGFSAGDKLLLGAVATLVGGCARIPYTLGIAAFGGRNWTAFSAFVLLIPTAGTIVLLANPGLPLWPFVLCAALTGLGGGNYAASLANVNAFYPQRLKGAALAVNAGVANLGVAVIQLVGLLVLATAGHEAPYWVCAVYLVFLVVVGIAAALFMDNVNHGTQLSTMRSILFERDTHVISLLYIATFGSWIGFSFAFGQVLQVNFAESGESPKHAALHAAQLAFIGPLLGSLARIYGGRLADRIGGSRVTLGVLAGMTLGAGLLVTISTFDDHHAASHATSMIGYVAGFMVLFILSGMGNGSVFKLIPSVYEARSRSLDMSEDERRHWARAMSGSLIGICSAVGALGGVGINLALRQSYLSTGTETTAYWAFLASYVVAAVITWAVYVRRPATAPGLSAAAPETEAARV, encoded by the coding sequence ATGAGCGACAACAAGGGCAATGGCCGGCCTGGGCGCAACCACCGGATCGCGGACTGGAATCCGGAAGACCCGGTGGCCTGGGAGGCCGGCAACAAGAAGATCGCCCGGCGCAACCTGCTGTGCACCATCGCCGGTGACCACGTGGCGTTTTCGATCTGGACCCTGTGGCCCGTCATGGCGCTGTTCATGCCGGGGTCCGTCTACGGCTTCTCCGCCGGCGACAAGCTGCTGCTGGGCGCGGTCGCCACCCTGGTCGGCGGGTGCGCGCGGATCCCCTACACGCTGGGCATCGCCGCCTTCGGCGGCCGCAACTGGACGGCGTTCTCGGCGTTCGTGCTGCTGATTCCGACGGCCGGCACGATCGTGTTGCTGGCCAACCCGGGCCTGCCGCTGTGGCCGTTCGTGCTGTGCGCGGCCCTGACCGGGCTGGGCGGCGGCAATTACGCGGCCTCGCTGGCCAACGTCAACGCGTTCTACCCCCAGCGGCTCAAGGGCGCCGCGCTGGCCGTCAACGCCGGCGTCGCCAACCTCGGGGTCGCGGTGATCCAGCTGGTGGGCCTGCTGGTGCTGGCCACCGCCGGGCACGAGGCGCCCTACTGGGTCTGCGCCGTGTACCTGGTGTTCCTGGTCGTGGTGGGCATCGCGGCCGCGCTGTTCATGGACAACGTCAACCACGGCACCCAGCTGAGCACGATGCGCTCGATCCTGTTCGAGCGCGACACCCATGTGATCTCGCTGCTCTACATCGCCACGTTCGGCTCGTGGATCGGCTTCTCCTTCGCCTTCGGGCAGGTGCTGCAGGTCAACTTCGCGGAGAGCGGGGAAAGCCCCAAGCATGCGGCGCTGCACGCCGCGCAGCTGGCCTTCATCGGACCCCTGCTGGGCTCGCTGGCGCGCATCTACGGCGGCCGGCTGGCCGACCGCATCGGCGGCAGCCGCGTCACCCTGGGCGTGCTGGCCGGCATGACCCTGGGCGCCGGACTTTTGGTCACCATCAGCACGTTCGACGATCACCACGCCGCGTCGCACGCCACCAGCATGATCGGCTACGTGGCCGGCTTCATGGTGCTGTTCATCCTGTCCGGCATGGGCAACGGGTCGGTGTTCAAGCTGATCCCCTCGGTCTACGAGGCGCGCAGCCGCTCGCTAGACATGAGCGAGGACGAACGCCGTCATTGGGCCCGGGCGATGTCGGGATCGCTGATCGGCATCTGTTCGGCCGTCGGGGCGCTGGGCGGCGTCGGCATCAACCTGGCGCTACGCCAGTCCTACCTGAGCACCGGCACGGAAACGACGGCATACTGGGCGTTTCTCGCCTCCTACGTCGTCGCGGCGGTCATCACCTGGGCGGTCTATGTGCGCCGTCCCGCGACGGCTCCGGGCCTGTCCGCGGCGGCGCCGGAAACCGAGGCCGCGCGTGTGTGA
- a CDS encoding 5-oxoprolinase subunit B family protein, whose amino-acid sequence MSVTDLSGDLAHNLPTELVGNTVVDYGDRALMVQCGSTAEVLAWTDALRAAAIPGVVDVVPAARTVLVKLDGPRYQGAIHQRLRKMDVTATPDPAADRSADVVIDVVYDGPDLAEVAGHTGLTIAGVIDAHTSTLWRVGFSGFAPGFAYLVDGDPRLRVPRRAEPRTSVPAGSVALAGDFSAVYPRQSPGGWQLIGRTDAVLWDLQRPDPALLTQGMWVQFRAV is encoded by the coding sequence ATGAGCGTGACGGACCTTAGCGGCGACCTGGCCCACAACCTGCCGACGGAGCTCGTCGGCAACACCGTCGTGGACTACGGCGACCGCGCGCTGATGGTGCAATGCGGAAGTACCGCTGAGGTATTGGCGTGGACGGACGCGCTGCGCGCGGCGGCGATCCCGGGCGTGGTCGACGTCGTCCCCGCGGCCCGCACGGTGCTGGTGAAGCTGGACGGCCCGCGCTACCAGGGCGCCATCCACCAGCGGCTGCGCAAGATGGATGTCACCGCCACCCCCGATCCCGCGGCGGACCGGAGCGCCGACGTCGTCATCGACGTCGTGTACGACGGTCCGGATCTGGCCGAGGTCGCCGGGCATACCGGCCTGACCATCGCCGGCGTGATCGACGCCCACACTTCCACGCTGTGGCGGGTCGGATTCAGTGGATTCGCACCCGGTTTCGCGTATCTGGTCGACGGAGACCCGCGGCTGCGGGTGCCACGCCGCGCCGAGCCGAGGACCTCGGTGCCGGCCGGCTCCGTGGCCCTGGCCGGCGACTTCAGCGCGGTATACCCGCGCCAATCCCCCGGTGGCTGGCAACTCATCGGCCGCACCGACGCGGTGCTCTGGGACCTGCAGCGGCCCGACCCGGCGTTGTTGACGCAGGGCATGTGGGTTCAGTTCCGGGCCGTCTAG